Genomic DNA from Pelosinus sp. UFO1:
CATCTACGTTCACGAGGGAGAAGGTTCGGCTATCATTGATCAAGTCATCTATCCCTTCAAACCAGGATCGTTAATGTATTTTAAGACCTTCCAGCTTCACAGGGTAAAGGCGAAAATACCTGAAACAGGCTCTTACATTCGGTCAAAGCTGTGGTTAGAGCCATCGGTTCTCAAGTCTTGCATGGAACAATTAACAATCTTACAACGTTTCTTTCTATACTTGCGTCAGAAACCTGCTAATAAAAAACTATTGCTTTTTATTAGCAGGTTTTTGAAAACAAGGTTTTTTTTCTAAAAAAGAGGTGATGAGATATGCCAAGAGAAGCGAGAAAGTTAAGTGAGAGTGGTTCTACCATGTGATATTTAGGGGAACAAATCATCAGAATATCTTTGTAGAAGAAGACTTTGAAATATATTAGAGAAATAAAACTGACAGAAAAGAAACGTCCCGTGTGTCCAATTTGGAAAGGTTCCAGTAAGCAAGGCTTAGCAACCGCCCCTATCCTCAGAATGTTGAGGGGAGGGGCGGTTTTATTAGGGAAAAACTTTGCCGCTTTTGGCAAAAGTACTAGAGGTGTCCATTGATAAACTGCTTACTGGAAGCAATTTAAAGGAAAATACAAGTCCGTATGATGGGGAATATGAGAAAGAGGAATACTATTGGGGACTTAAACATTCTTTACTTGCCGAACAGGTTCTATAGAAATTAGCTTTGGATAAAAGAGCGGAATTCTAAAAAGAGGAAATTTAAGAAAGATATGGACTGATTGATCCAGAATTGTTATACTAATATTCGGAGGATGAAAAAAATGGCGAGACCCAAAGAATTTGAAAGAAAAGAAGCCTTGGCTCAAGCCATGAAGGTCTTTTGGCTAAAGGGTTATGATGGTACGAGTATTCCCGACTTAATAGAAGCAATGGCAATAAGTCGGTCTAGTTTGTATGATACTTTTGGTGACAAAAGGCAACTGTTTTGTGAGACCATAGAGTATTACGCTGCGATGGTTAGGCAACGGCGTAGGGAGATACTGGCATCGGCACCTTCTCTACGACAAGGTATAGCTTGTTTTTTGCAAGAGATAATAGATCTAGCTGTACATGAAGGTTATCCAGGGGGTTGCTTTTTTACCAATACGGCTACGGCATTGGTTACAGCTGACCAAGAGACTCGTGAGATAATACAGGGCAGCGCCGAAAAGATGGAAGACGAGCTGACTGCTTTCATTGCACAGTGGCAAGACCGTGGTGAACTAGCTGCTGGGCGGGATGTTCGGTCTTTGGCTAGGTTCTTCGTGGCTTTAGCTACTGGCATGAATGTAGACGCCAGACGGCGTTGTAACCGCGGTGTTTTGGAAGATATGGCCAAGGTGGCACTAACAGTTTTAAACTGAGGGTATTATAGGCATCGATTTTTTGAATTGATGCCTATATATAAAATAATTCTGGACTAAACAGTACAGAAAGGAGACGGTGGCATGGAAGAAAAAATTTTGGAGGAAATTCGTCGGTTCGTAGCGACAAGTCTGGGAAATCGGCATGAGGAAACGGGGTTGATATATTTTTCAGAACCTCTAGTGGGTTATGCATCTTGGGATGATCCCTTGTTCAAGGAGTACAAGAATAGTATTGGTGAGTTTCATCTTACGCCACGCGAAATCTTCGCAGCTACTTTGGATGGTAACAGGGGAGCAGCCGGAACAGTAATCTGTTGGGTCCTGCCTATCAGCGAACTAGCAAGACAAAGTAACCGTTCGCAGGAGCAGTGGCCTGGACGGGAGTGGGCTCTAACTCGATATTTTGGTGAAGAATTTAATTGCGAACTTCGTCGTCATATGGTTGAGTATCTTACTGGACTTGGCTATCAGGCGGTGGCGCCAACACTATCAGGCGTATTTCAGTGTTTTTCAGACACACCAGTAGGCATTGCCTCCAATTGGTCGGAGCGACATGCAGCCTATGCGGCAGGCTTGGGGACTTTCAGTATGAATGATGCATTCATCTCAGAAGCTGGTATGGCTATGCGATTAGGATCAGTCATCACCGACCTAAACCTGCTGCCAACTTTACGAAAAGAACAGGATTACCGAGCCAATTGTTTAAATTGTAATGCCTGTATTTCTCGTTGTCCCGTAGGGGCGATTACGATGAGTGGTCATGATAAGATCAAGTGCCGGAATTATTTATTTTGCGAAGAGTCAGTGCAGTTGGCTGAAAAATATGGTGGTCAAAGGACATCTGGTTGTGGTCTTTGCCAAACTCGTGTACCCTGTGAATTCAAAAATCCAAGGGGAAAAAACGAAGCAATATAAGTCAAAGGGGACATTTCTTTAGTACTATAAAAGAAACGTCCCGTGTGTCCAATTCTTTGAGTTTTCCTTGTGATAGAATGATCCTAATACTATTTTAATGGAGGGAATTAAAACATGAAAAAAGTGGTCGCTTTTTTGGGGAGTCCAAGAAAAAATGGTAATACGGCTACCCTCGTTAAAGAAGTTATTCACGGAGCTAAAGATGCTGGTGCCGAAATAACTACTTTTAATCTGTATGATATGAACATCAAACCTTGCCAAGGCTGTCTGGTTTGTCGTAAGACCGGACAATGCGTCATACAAGAAGACGATTTCGATAACATGTTTAAGCATATTATCGATGCTGATGTTGTGGTTTTCGGCTCACCTGTATATGTTTGGCAGGTAACAGCTCAAATGAAGCTGTTATGGGATAGACTCTGCGGCTTGTTCGATGAAAATTTCAAGCCCAGGTATGCCGCTAAAAAGCTGATTATGGTATATTCTCAAGGGAATCCAA
This window encodes:
- a CDS encoding TetR/AcrR family transcriptional regulator, which encodes MARPKEFERKEALAQAMKVFWLKGYDGTSIPDLIEAMAISRSSLYDTFGDKRQLFCETIEYYAAMVRQRRREILASAPSLRQGIACFLQEIIDLAVHEGYPGGCFFTNTATALVTADQETREIIQGSAEKMEDELTAFIAQWQDRGELAAGRDVRSLARFFVALATGMNVDARRRCNRGVLEDMAKVALTVLN
- a CDS encoding epoxyqueuosine reductase; this translates as MEEKILEEIRRFVATSLGNRHEETGLIYFSEPLVGYASWDDPLFKEYKNSIGEFHLTPREIFAATLDGNRGAAGTVICWVLPISELARQSNRSQEQWPGREWALTRYFGEEFNCELRRHMVEYLTGLGYQAVAPTLSGVFQCFSDTPVGIASNWSERHAAYAAGLGTFSMNDAFISEAGMAMRLGSVITDLNLLPTLRKEQDYRANCLNCNACISRCPVGAITMSGHDKIKCRNYLFCEESVQLAEKYGGQRTSGCGLCQTRVPCEFKNPRGKNEAI
- a CDS encoding flavodoxin family protein, with amino-acid sequence MKKVVAFLGSPRKNGNTATLVKEVIHGAKDAGAEITTFNLYDMNIKPCQGCLVCRKTGQCVIQEDDFDNMFKHIIDADVVVFGSPVYVWQVTAQMKLLWDRLCGLFDENFKPRYAAKKLIMVYSQGNPNAQAFQTSFQSNEAVLKMFGLHVVDTILVTGGSDPNTAANNKEILLKAYEAGKGV